From the genome of Azospira restricta, one region includes:
- a CDS encoding PstS family phosphate ABC transporter substrate-binding protein: MLKKTRIATVLGFAGLSLLAGAAQAQVIKIDGSSTVYPITEAVAEEFQKAKKNAVKVTVGISGTGGGFKKFCRGETDFANASRPITAKEMEDCKAAGVQYVEMPVAFDALTVVINPKNTFLKEATVEEMKKLWEPAAQGKITKWNQVNPAWPDAPVKLFGAGADSGTFEYFTEAMVGKAKSSRGDYTASEDDNVLVQGVSRDVNAIGYFGYAYYAENQGKLKALPIVSPKTGKAVAPSAASVENGSYQPLSRPIFVYVKAASLEKPEVKEFVEFYMKNAAKLTAEVKYVPLPAAAYTGNLDHVNKKKLGSVFGGKNEIGITIDELMKREAKL; encoded by the coding sequence ATGCTGAAGAAAACCCGCATCGCCACCGTCCTCGGCTTCGCCGGCCTGTCGCTGCTCGCCGGCGCCGCGCAGGCGCAGGTCATCAAGATCGACGGCTCGTCGACGGTCTATCCGATCACCGAGGCGGTCGCCGAGGAGTTCCAGAAGGCCAAGAAGAACGCGGTCAAGGTCACCGTCGGCATCTCCGGCACCGGCGGCGGCTTCAAGAAGTTCTGCCGCGGCGAGACCGACTTCGCCAACGCCTCGCGCCCGATCACGGCCAAGGAAATGGAAGACTGCAAGGCCGCCGGCGTGCAGTACGTCGAGATGCCGGTCGCCTTCGACGCGCTGACCGTGGTCATCAACCCGAAGAACACCTTCCTCAAGGAAGCCACCGTCGAGGAAATGAAGAAGCTGTGGGAGCCGGCGGCCCAGGGCAAGATCACCAAGTGGAACCAGGTCAATCCGGCCTGGCCGGATGCGCCGGTCAAGCTCTTCGGCGCCGGCGCCGACTCGGGCACCTTCGAGTACTTCACCGAGGCGATGGTCGGCAAGGCCAAGTCCTCGCGCGGCGACTACACCGCCTCCGAAGACGACAACGTGCTGGTGCAGGGCGTCTCGCGCGACGTGAACGCGATCGGCTACTTCGGCTACGCCTACTACGCCGAGAACCAGGGCAAGCTGAAGGCGCTGCCGATCGTCTCGCCGAAGACCGGCAAGGCGGTCGCGCCGTCCGCCGCCTCGGTTGAGAACGGCAGCTACCAGCCGCTGTCGCGCCCGATCTTCGTCTATGTCAAGGCCGCGTCGCTGGAGAAGCCGGAGGTGAAGGAGTTCGTCGAGTTCTACATGAAGAACGCCGCCAAGCTGACCGCGGAAGTGAAGTACGTGCCGCTGCCCGCCGCCGCCTATACCGGCAACCTCGACCATGTGAACAAGAAGAAGCTGGGCAGCGTGTTCGGTGGCAAGAACGAGATCGGCATCACCATCGACGAGCTGATGAAGCGCGAGGCCAAGCTGTAA